One genomic window of Psychrobacillus sp. INOP01 includes the following:
- the mtrB gene encoding trp RNA-binding attenuation protein MtrB gives MSSSDYILIKAEEDGVHVIGLTRGTDTKFHHSEKLDNGEVMIAQFTEHTSAMKIRGKASIHSANGIIQSESKK, from the coding sequence ATGTCTAGTTCAGATTATATTTTGATAAAAGCAGAGGAAGATGGAGTTCATGTAATTGGTCTTACAAGAGGAACAGATACAAAATTTCATCATTCTGAAAAACTGGATAATGGCGAAGTTATGATTGCCCAGTTTACCGAACATACGTCGGCCATGAAGATCAGAGGAAAAGCATCAATTCATTCTGCAAATGGTATTATACAATCCGAATCTAAAAAATAA
- the spoIVA gene encoding stage IV sporulation protein A yields the protein MSSKLYEQIAERTNGDVYIGVVGPVRVGKSTFVKRVMELVVIPNIQEEAERLRAQDELPQSSPGNVIMTAEPKFVPAHGTNIHLGEDQLRLQIRLVDCVGYMIDGIKTHSGEEGQKLVHTPWHSEAIPFEEAARIGTDKVIRDHSTIGIVVTTDGTVNNIPRIAAESAEQQIITQLKEIGKPFVIVLNSKNPGHLETIQLSEELQRQHEVPVIATAVDRMTAEEIQYILQQALYEFPITDIELVKPDWTDVLEPDHFVNNAITSSLQEWLQIVSKMKDVKELASRFKQVPFIQSAEVVEANPGRGSACIQIGLKPEVFQEVCDEWLEEPIESKKDWLLFVKEASTAKKAYNKFSEALEAAKKHGYGVSLPTIQDFQPTAPEIIKQNNFYGVSLKAKAASLHIIRVDMEAEFAPLIGSEFHSQQLLKDLKHGFLHDRDALWQTQVFGTSLVEVLKESLRYKTESVSDVAKKRMRETIERMVNEGDRGMVTFIL from the coding sequence ATGTCGAGTAAACTGTATGAACAGATAGCAGAAAGAACGAATGGTGATGTGTATATTGGTGTAGTCGGCCCTGTCCGAGTAGGTAAGTCTACTTTTGTAAAACGAGTAATGGAGTTAGTAGTAATACCGAACATCCAGGAAGAGGCCGAACGTCTACGTGCACAAGATGAATTGCCTCAAAGTTCACCTGGTAATGTAATAATGACAGCAGAGCCTAAATTTGTGCCTGCACACGGGACAAATATTCATCTAGGAGAAGATCAGCTACGCTTACAGATCAGACTAGTAGATTGTGTGGGGTATATGATTGACGGCATTAAAACACATTCGGGTGAAGAGGGTCAGAAGTTGGTGCATACCCCATGGCATAGCGAAGCAATACCTTTTGAAGAAGCAGCTAGAATCGGTACAGACAAAGTAATTAGAGATCATTCAACTATTGGTATTGTTGTCACTACGGATGGAACAGTAAATAATATTCCACGTATAGCAGCTGAAAGTGCAGAACAACAAATCATCACACAATTAAAAGAGATTGGTAAGCCGTTTGTGATCGTTTTAAACAGTAAAAATCCAGGTCATTTAGAGACGATTCAATTAAGTGAAGAATTACAGAGACAACATGAGGTTCCGGTAATTGCAACTGCCGTTGATCGTATGACTGCTGAGGAAATTCAATACATACTCCAACAAGCACTCTATGAATTTCCGATCACGGATATCGAATTAGTCAAACCAGATTGGACAGATGTACTTGAACCGGATCATTTTGTCAATAATGCCATCACTTCTTCTTTACAAGAGTGGCTGCAGATAGTATCCAAAATGAAAGACGTGAAAGAATTAGCTTCTAGATTTAAGCAAGTTCCCTTTATCCAATCTGCAGAAGTGGTTGAGGCAAATCCAGGCAGAGGATCTGCATGTATACAAATCGGTTTAAAACCCGAAGTGTTTCAAGAAGTTTGTGATGAATGGTTAGAGGAGCCTATTGAGTCCAAAAAGGATTGGCTACTATTTGTTAAAGAGGCTTCTACAGCTAAAAAGGCATATAATAAATTTTCAGAGGCATTAGAAGCAGCAAAAAAACACGGTTACGGTGTATCTTTGCCAACTATTCAAGATTTTCAGCCTACTGCACCAGAAATTATAAAACAAAATAATTTCTATGGTGTAAGCTTAAAAGCAAAAGCCGCATCTCTTCACATTATTCGTGTGGATATGGAAGCGGAATTCGCGCCATTAATCGGGTCTGAATTTCATAGTCAACAATTATTAAAAGATTTAAAACATGGGTTTTTACATGACCGAGATGCTTTATGGCAAACACAGGTTTTTGGGACTTCACTAGTGGAAGTATTAAAAGAAAGTTTACGTTATAAAACAGAAAGTGTTTCTGACGTTGCGAAGAAAAGAATGCGAGAAACGATTGAACGAATGGTGAATGAAGGTGACCGAGGGATGGTCACATTTATATTGTGA
- a CDS encoding HU family DNA-binding protein produces MNKTELVNSVAEATELSKKDASKAVEAVFESIQTALADGEKVQLIGFGNFEVRERAARKGRNPQTGKEIDIAASKVPAFKPGKALKDAVK; encoded by the coding sequence ATGAATAAAACAGAACTAGTTAACTCTGTTGCAGAAGCTACAGAACTTTCTAAAAAAGACGCTTCTAAAGCTGTTGAAGCTGTATTTGAATCAATTCAAACTGCTCTTGCAGATGGTGAAAAAGTTCAATTAATCGGTTTTGGAAACTTTGAAGTTCGTGAACGTGCTGCACGTAAAGGACGTAACCCACAAACAGGTAAAGAAATCGACATCGCGGCTAGCAAAGTACCTGCGTTTAAACCAGGTAAAGCACTTAAAGACGCAGTTAAATAA
- the folE gene encoding GTP cyclohydrolase I FolE has translation MTKVDLNKIEEAVKMILEAVGEDPSREGLLDTPKRVSKMYAEMFEGLHQDPKEYFKTVFNEEHEELVLVKDIPFYSMCEHHLVPFYGKAHVAYIPRNGVVTGLSKLARAVETTARRPQLQERITSSVADDIMQMLNPHGVYVVVEAEHMCMTMRGIKKPGAKTITAVARGILEKDDVKRSEILSFIQMK, from the coding sequence ATGACAAAAGTCGATCTGAACAAGATAGAAGAAGCTGTTAAAATGATCTTAGAGGCAGTCGGAGAAGATCCGAGTAGAGAGGGATTGTTAGACACTCCTAAAAGAGTGTCTAAAATGTACGCAGAAATGTTCGAAGGCTTACATCAGGATCCAAAGGAATATTTTAAAACTGTTTTTAACGAAGAGCATGAAGAGTTAGTTTTAGTAAAAGATATTCCATTTTACTCCATGTGTGAACATCATTTAGTTCCTTTTTACGGAAAAGCACATGTCGCATATATTCCTCGTAATGGGGTGGTCACTGGTTTAAGTAAACTTGCTAGAGCTGTAGAGACGACAGCAAGACGTCCTCAACTTCAAGAAAGAATCACCTCAAGCGTGGCGGATGATATAATGCAAATGCTAAATCCGCACGGTGTATATGTAGTAGTGGAAGCGGAGCATATGTGTATGACGATGCGAGGTATTAAAAAACCTGGTGCAAAAACAATTACTGCTGTTGCACGTGGAATTTTAGAAAAGGACGACGTGAAGCGCTCCGAAATACTTTCATTTATACAGATGAAGTAA
- a CDS encoding demethylmenaquinone methyltransferase produces MGKSKEQHVHEVFEKISDNYDSMNSVISFQQHKAWRKDTMKAMQVKSGSKALDVCCGTADWTIALAEATGPTGDVRGLDFSQNMLNVGLEKVKRISQIELIQGNAMELPFEDNSFDYVTIGFGLRNVPDYTQVLSEMNRVAKPGGMVVCLETSQPDSKLFNGLFRFYFRYIMPIFGKLFAKSYKEYSWLQESAKEFPNRAELTKLFEKVGMVNVTSKPYSGGAAARHIGYKKDI; encoded by the coding sequence GTGGGGAAATCAAAAGAACAGCATGTGCATGAAGTTTTCGAAAAAATATCCGATAATTATGATTCGATGAATTCGGTTATTAGCTTTCAACAACATAAAGCATGGCGAAAAGATACGATGAAGGCTATGCAAGTAAAGTCTGGAAGCAAAGCATTGGACGTATGTTGTGGAACAGCAGATTGGACAATCGCATTGGCTGAGGCAACTGGACCAACTGGTGACGTTAGAGGTTTAGATTTTAGTCAAAATATGTTAAATGTTGGGTTAGAAAAAGTAAAGCGAATTTCTCAAATTGAGTTAATTCAAGGAAATGCGATGGAATTGCCATTCGAAGATAATTCTTTTGATTATGTAACGATTGGTTTCGGTTTACGCAATGTTCCGGACTATACACAAGTGTTAAGTGAAATGAATCGTGTTGCTAAACCAGGTGGAATGGTTGTTTGTTTAGAAACGTCACAACCTGATTCGAAATTATTCAATGGGTTATTCCGATTCTATTTCCGTTATATCATGCCGATCTTTGGAAAACTTTTTGCGAAAAGCTATAAAGAATACTCATGGTTACAGGAGTCTGCTAAAGAGTTTCCAAATAGAGCCGAGTTAACTAAGCTATTTGAAAAAGTGGGCATGGTTAATGTGACAAGCAAACCATATAGTGGTGGAGCGGCAGCTAGACATATTGGGTATAAAAAAGATATTTAA
- the hepT gene encoding heptaprenyl diphosphate synthase component II: MDKMKLKLLYSDLKSDLDIIEKELAIAVNSSSHLLNEASLHLLRAGGKRIRPVFVLLAAKFGNYSIDSIKNVAVSVELIHMASLVHDDVIDDAETRRGRETVKAQWNNRVAMYTGDFLFANAIEYITDLQNTYAHEVLSQTMVELCIGEIIQIEDKHYLEQTVRDYLRRIKRKTAILISASCELGAIASDADEKTVEHLKRFGYYVGMSFQIIDDILDLTSTDEQLGKPAGSDLAQGNITLPVLYVKNDPVIEPLLREILEGTISDANRQLLLLKIRESDGINRAKQISNIYLQKALNEVKQLPANSAKKSLQNIALFMSKRKF, encoded by the coding sequence GTGGATAAGATGAAGTTAAAGTTACTCTATTCCGATTTAAAATCGGATCTTGATATCATCGAAAAAGAATTAGCTATAGCGGTGAATTCATCCTCTCACTTATTGAATGAGGCGTCTCTTCATTTATTACGTGCTGGTGGTAAACGAATTAGACCAGTTTTCGTCTTGCTTGCAGCGAAATTTGGAAACTATTCAATAGACTCTATAAAAAATGTGGCTGTTTCTGTTGAACTCATTCATATGGCTTCTCTCGTCCATGATGATGTAATTGACGATGCGGAAACTAGACGGGGCAGAGAAACGGTGAAGGCACAGTGGAATAATCGGGTCGCGATGTATACAGGGGATTTTCTTTTTGCAAATGCAATTGAATACATAACAGATTTACAAAATACATATGCACATGAAGTGTTATCGCAAACAATGGTGGAACTTTGTATTGGTGAGATTATCCAAATCGAGGATAAACACTATCTTGAACAAACGGTTCGAGACTATTTACGTCGGATTAAACGAAAAACAGCAATTTTAATATCTGCAAGCTGTGAATTAGGTGCAATTGCTTCCGATGCAGACGAGAAAACAGTAGAGCATCTGAAACGGTTTGGATATTATGTCGGTATGTCATTTCAAATAATCGATGACATTCTGGACCTTACATCTACTGATGAGCAATTAGGCAAACCTGCTGGATCTGATCTTGCACAGGGAAATATTACTTTGCCGGTTCTATATGTAAAAAACGATCCAGTCATCGAACCTTTATTAAGAGAAATATTAGAAGGAACGATTAGTGACGCAAATAGACAGCTGCTGTTATTGAAAATTCGCGAATCAGACGGTATAAATCGTGCAAAACAAATAAGTAATATATACTTGCAAAAAGCGCTAAATGAAGTAAAGCAACTACCGGCAAACTCCGCAAAGAAATCGTTACAAAACATTGCTTTGTTTATGAGTAAAAGGAAATTCTAA
- a CDS encoding heptaprenyl diphosphate synthase component 1, producing MNEALIKQHIKQYKDGILKQVQQSTLLKYTGAPVIDEERLFFTLLPLFNGEEWEESQSNSAIAVTLIFSALAAHDLVKELNATTKEQQLQVLAGDYYSGKYYQLLASDKQLDLIQQLSDGVATISEQKTKFYDRQLYSFEELIQSIQLIESKSIEQLYDYYSFHEYVFVMKESLLLIALKKELEAYEQGGQPFYISKSSQLQANINLLQVEIEKVESLLKEEITNSELLQDQLKNIMLNKLMKSTLEKQLREG from the coding sequence ATGAACGAAGCATTGATCAAACAACATATAAAGCAGTATAAAGATGGTATTCTCAAACAAGTTCAGCAAAGTACTTTGTTAAAATATACCGGGGCTCCTGTCATTGATGAAGAGCGTTTGTTTTTTACACTTTTACCACTATTTAATGGGGAAGAATGGGAAGAGTCTCAAAGCAACTCCGCCATTGCAGTTACGCTTATCTTTTCTGCCTTAGCTGCACACGACTTAGTAAAAGAATTGAATGCAACAACCAAGGAACAGCAACTACAAGTATTAGCTGGGGATTATTATAGCGGGAAGTATTACCAGTTATTAGCTAGCGACAAACAATTAGACTTAATCCAACAATTGTCGGATGGTGTCGCGACTATATCTGAACAGAAAACTAAATTTTATGATCGACAATTATATAGCTTTGAAGAACTCATACAATCTATACAACTGATTGAATCTAAATCTATCGAACAACTTTATGATTATTATTCATTTCATGAGTATGTATTCGTTATGAAAGAGTCCTTGCTACTCATTGCTTTAAAAAAAGAACTAGAAGCATATGAACAAGGCGGCCAACCGTTTTACATTAGTAAATCTAGTCAATTACAAGCTAATATTAATTTGCTACAGGTGGAGATAGAAAAAGTTGAGTCTCTACTCAAAGAAGAAATCACCAACTCAGAGCTATTACAAGACCAACTAAAAAATATAATGTTAAATAAATTAATGAAAAGCACCTTAGAAAAGCAGTTGAGAGAAGGTTAA
- the ndk gene encoding nucleoside-diphosphate kinase: protein MEKTFLMVKPDGVQRNLIGEIVGRFEAKGFQLVGAKLMQIPTELAEQHYGEHKERPFFGELVEFITSGPVFAMVWEGENVISTARLMMGATNPKESAPGTIRGDFAVTVGKNIIHGSDAPESAEREIGLFFKQEELVSYKKDANNWIN, encoded by the coding sequence ATGGAAAAGACATTTTTAATGGTAAAACCTGATGGCGTACAACGTAACTTAATCGGTGAAATCGTAGGTCGTTTTGAAGCAAAAGGATTCCAATTAGTTGGAGCAAAATTAATGCAAATTCCTACTGAACTTGCTGAACAACATTACGGTGAGCATAAAGAGCGCCCATTCTTCGGTGAATTAGTAGAATTCATCACTTCTGGACCAGTTTTCGCAATGGTTTGGGAAGGTGAGAACGTTATCTCAACTGCTCGTTTAATGATGGGTGCTACAAACCCTAAAGAATCTGCACCTGGAACTATCCGTGGAGATTTCGCAGTAACTGTAGGGAAAAATATTATCCACGGTTCTGATGCTCCTGAAAGCGCGGAACGCGAAATCGGATTATTCTTCAAACAAGAAGAACTAGTATCTTACAAAAAAGATGCTAACAACTGGATTAACTAA